The Rhodopirellula halodulae DNA segment CGGTCTCGGTCAAACCTTCGGGCATGCTGCTCGCCTTCATCGGTTTGCGAATCTCAATATCGTCCTTGAGGATCTCTTTTGTTTTCCCGTCAGCGATCCCAAGTGTGATCGTTTCTTCGTCCTCCTTCAGGATGAAGCCACCGATTGCTTCGCCATCGAACGTCAAGATCATGACGGTCTCGTAGCCTTTGGCGATCTCCTCGTTGGGCCACACAATCGAACGAATGATGTGCTCCTTCGACATCCGCATTCCGATGTCGGTCAAGTTGGGACCAAACTCTTTGCCAAGCTTGCCGTGCTGGTGACAGGCTGAACAAACTCGCTCAAACACCTTGGCTCCGTTAGAAGCACTGCCACGCGATGCGGCGACCACTTTCTGCAGCGCGGCCAATTGTTCGTCTTGTTCCGCATCCACATCGGCCAGCGTCTTCAGCGGGCGATACACTTCAGCGCCCGGCCCGGACATGATTTTGTACTCTTTCAAATACTCCGCTGCGTTCTCCGGAAGCGACGCGACCAACTCTTGGATCTCAGGGGTGTTGCCATCCCAGTGTTGCGACAGAGCCGACATCGTGTGTTCCAACACATACGCCACCCATTTGTCATCGGGCTGATCGATGCCAGCCAACGCGACACGCACTCCAACCGGGTGATTCAGCAAACTCGCCGCACGGACACTTTCCAAACGCACGCGAGGATGTTCGTCGCGACCGGCATCCAGCAAGAACTGAACGAACGGAAGCTCGACCGACAATTCAATTTGCTCGGCGGAGTTCGCTTGTTCGTTTCCGGACAAGAAACGCCATTCGTTCGCCACCACGTGAGTTGCTGCGGCACGTTGTTGGAAATTCCCTTCTGCGAGTACTTTCTTGGCAACTTCTAAGTCCACGTTGTGGAAGTGTTCTTGCAACCAAAGCACTTCCAACGCGGACTCAGCGGATGGGTTGTCTTTCATCCATTGCGAAGCCGCCGCCTTCACTTCGTCCACCGGACGTTCGCGAAGAGCGCGGCGGGCGCGATAGCGAGTACGGGTCTCATACGCCAACAACTGATCCATCACCTCGATGGTGGGCAGTCCCGTTTGGGTGACCACGTCCAACATCGGACGGTCCTTGTGCCACATTCGATAGATCCGACCGTGTTCGTGATCTCGATTGGGGTCACGCTGCGAGTACTGCATGTGGCCGATCAATGCGTTGCACCAATCTCCAAACCACAACGCTCCATCGGGACCGATTTTGGGATCCACCGGACGGAAGAACATGTCGGTGCTGGAAAGCAGGTCGTCGGTTCGCTCACCGGTAAGTCCCGCCTCGTCGTCCTGATCTCGCAACTCGAACGCGGGCATGCCGTGCATGTTGATCACGCAGGCGTAGATCAAACGATTGCGGTATTCCTCGGGGAACTGACGCGATCGCAGAATCTCGTTCCCGGCCGCCGGACGAATGCCATGGTTGTTGAAGATCGGCTCCAACGTCTTTCGCGAACGGACCTCGCCACCGGAAAGAGCATTGGTCCAGTGGTGCTGAGCGTTGGTGCCGTCACCGATGATCCCGTTGCCGAAACGATCAAACACCAAACACCACGGGTTGTATTGCCCCGGCGTGCGGAAGTGGGTCAAACGCAGGCTTTCCAAATCCCATACATAGCTGCCGGATGAACCGACATTGCGAACGGGGCCCCACGGTGTTTCGACCGTGCTGGTCATCGCGATGCCTTCCTGCATGTGCAGTCGACCACCGTTGGAATATTCCCACGCACCCATCGCATGGTGAGTGTCGTCCGTTCCGATGCCGTCCAACACGTGAGTGACTTCGTCTGCGACGTCGTCCCCATCGGTGTCTCGCAAAAACAAAATGTGCGGTTCGTCGATCACCAACACACCGTCTTTGTAAAACTCAAATCCGGTGGGACAGATCAACTTGTCATAGAACGGTTTGCACTGGTCCGCTTTGCCATCGCCGTCGGTGTCCTCGAAGATCAGCAACCGGTCACTGGGGCGGCTCTTGCCCGGCAACCATTGCGGATAGTTGACCATGCACGACACCCACAATCGTCCTCGCTGATCGAACGCAATTTGGGTTGGATTCGCCAATTCAGGAAAGTCTGCTTCGCTCGCGAAACACTGAACCTCAAATCCCTCCGGAATGGTCATTTGAGCAATGGATTCTTCCGGCGTTGGATAGTCCAAAGTGGTGGGTTCTCGCATTTCACGAAACGAATCGCTTCGCGAACCGAACATGGTTTCGGGAATGAAGACCTCGCCGGTGGCGGAATCATCGACTTCGTCCGGAACGGATTTCCCCGCGGCCATGTCCCACAAGTATTGGTCTCGAACGGCGACCATTTTGCGGATCTTCTTGAACTCACCGGGAAAGGTTTCCGTGTCCCAAGTGCGGCGACCGCCGTAGACGTACCAACCGTTCAGCATTCGATAATCTTGCTGGTGCAACCAGTCTTTATCGTTCACCACCTGACGCATCTTCTCGAATCGTTCTGCGCCGACTTGTGGGCCGGCCTGATCAAACAACGCCGCATCGATCAACAGAGCAACGACTTCATCGCCGGCTTCGTTCAGGTGCATACCGTTGACCGTGTACTGGCATCCGGCTTCCTCCTGAAACAGTTCCGCCGTGGGTGTGAAAACGTCAATGACTTTCAGTTCTCGCTGCTCGCCGACTCGTTTGACCGCATCCGCATAAGCTGCCAAGTAGCGGTTGTGACGCGAACCATCGGGCTGCAGCGGGTTGCCGCTGGGTTCAAACGCGATGGGCGTGACCAAAGCGAACTGCGCCGGACGCCCTTCTTCGGAAAACATCTTGGCCAAACGATCCAAGTAAGCGTGGTAGTCCGATTCAAATTTCGCGATTTGTTCGGGCGACTCCCCCGCGAACGATTCGTTCATGCCGAAGAAGCACAGAAACGCTTGCGGCGCGAACACGCGAAACGGATCATCGATGACCGTGTAATTCCCCGGCCGAATTTGTTGCGACACTTCATCAGCGGGCCAACCAAAGTTGCGAACCACCAAAGGGTTTTGGGCAGTTCGCAAATGCAACATGGTTTCCAAATGCCCGTACAGACTCATTCGCTGAGCCGTCCCGTTGCCAACAAACGCCAATCGGGTCTTGGCTGGCAAAGAAGCCGGATCCATCGCGTCGGCATTGGAGGAAGCGTTGGCGACGACCAGCAGGCCGACGATCACCAACGAAGCGCCCCGAAACAAACGGGAGTGAGCCTGGACAGGAGTCGTCTTGGAAAACGTGGCTGCAGGAGCCATTTCACACGAATGAGAAAACGTCTTGGAACGCGAAAACGCGACCGATTTCATGAAACGCATTGAGAGAGCGGGAGTTTTGAATGGAAGGAGTCAGAGGTGGGAAGGCGATTTCCGGAACGGCTCGTTGATTTTACCGGAGGTTGGCCACTGCTGGCCGACGACAGCGACGTGAACAGGCGTAAATGCCCATCCTACGTCCGCCGAATTACAACCGTGGAATCTCGTGCCGTCAAAAAACCGACACGCCGGGAACGGGAATCGCTATGGATTCGTAATGTAGCAGATGTCACCTGATCTTCTTGCCATCTTGGCAGGGATTCACTCTTTCACTGGCCCACCCTTTTGCCAATGTTTTTTCGTCTCCTCGCGTTGTTGATCGTTGTGCCGTTCGTCGAGTTGGTGCTGTTGCTCCGACTGGCTGACGCGACCAGTTGGTTGACCACGTTGATGATTGTCGTGGTCACCGGAATCATCGGCTCGTTCCTCGCCCGCCGTGAAGGCTTGGCGACTTGGTTCCGTTTTCAATCGGCGATGTCCCAAGGCAAAATGCCAAGCCGCGAAATTCAGGATGGTCTGATGATTGCTTTCGCGGCCGCGTTGTTGCTGACGCCCGGTTTGCTCACCGACGCACTTGGTTTCACCTTGTTAACGCCTCCCGGTCGCCGACTGATCGGTGGCTACTTGCGACGTCGCTTCGCGGGACGGTTTCAAATGCACACATTCGGTGGCGGTTCGCCTCATGCACAGTCGGGCCCAACCAGCCCGCATGACGATTCATCTCATGCGGCGACGGGCGGTTCACCATGGGGCGGTTCCAACGGGCAGCGAGCCAGCGGTTCACGCGATACGATTGACTCGCCGCACTTTGAACCTAAGCACTCCTCGTCGTCCTGAAGCTCTGCTCCGTGAACTCATCCAGCGCATCCTCCCCTTCGCTCGCTGACAAACTTTTCTCTCGCCAACCATTGGCACCATCCGAACTTTCCGTCCCACCGGAACAATCGGATCGCGTCATCGCGAAGCCAATGGACTTATCCGACGTCCGTTGCGTGTTGCTGGATGTTTACGGAACACTGGTGATCAGCGGCAGCGGTGATGTTGGAACCGCGGATGATTCCCAGCAAGACGCCGCCAATCGTTGGATCATTGAATCAGCACGTGAGGCTGGTATCGAAAACTTGAATGGACTGCCCACGGCGGAACAGATCCGCAACGAGATCATCACGACCAACGAGGCCGCTCGCTTCGAGACGAACCCCAAACCGGAAGTCGACATCACTCGCGTCTGGCAAAGGGTGTTGAAAGCGAATGATCGCCGTGATTTGGCGTCGAATCCAAATTTTTTCGTGCCCTTGATCTGCGGCGTTGAAGGTCGAGCCAACCCGGTTTGGCCGATGCCCGGTGCCCTTCACGCGTTGCACGCAATGAAGCGTTCGGAAAAACGCCTGGGGATCGTCAGTAACGCTCAGTTTTACACTCCGTTGATCGTCGAAGATCTGCTGTCGGCGCGACATTCGGATGACTCACACGCGCAGCAGCCACCTGCGGACACGCAAGCGGTTGGGGCTGATCTGTCGTCCGTGTTCGATCTCAACGCGTGTCATTTTTCCTATCGCTACCGAGCCGCGAAGCCTGGGCCACTGCTGTTTGATCGTGCGACACGTCATCTGAGAACGCTGGGCATCGCTCCCGAACAGACGCTCTACGTCGGCAATGACATGCTGAACGACGTGTGGGCGGCACAGCAGTTTGGTTTGCGAACCGCGTTGTTCGCTGGTGACGGACGAAGCCTGCGTTTGCGACTCGACGACCCACGCTGCCAGAAA contains these protein-coding regions:
- a CDS encoding HAD family hydrolase produces the protein MNSSSASSPSLADKLFSRQPLAPSELSVPPEQSDRVIAKPMDLSDVRCVLLDVYGTLVISGSGDVGTADDSQQDAANRWIIESAREAGIENLNGLPTAEQIRNEIITTNEAARFETNPKPEVDITRVWQRVLKANDRRDLASNPNFFVPLICGVEGRANPVWPMPGALHALHAMKRSEKRLGIVSNAQFYTPLIVEDLLSARHSDDSHAQQPPADTQAVGADLSSVFDLNACHFSYRYRAAKPGPLLFDRATRHLRTLGIAPEQTLYVGNDMLNDVWAAQQFGLRTALFAGDGRSLRLRLDDPRCQKCLPDMVLTHWDQIVECL
- a CDS encoding PVC-type heme-binding CxxCH protein yields the protein MDPASLPAKTRLAFVGNGTAQRMSLYGHLETMLHLRTAQNPLVVRNFGWPADEVSQQIRPGNYTVIDDPFRVFAPQAFLCFFGMNESFAGESPEQIAKFESDYHAYLDRLAKMFSEEGRPAQFALVTPIAFEPSGNPLQPDGSRHNRYLAAYADAVKRVGEQRELKVIDVFTPTAELFQEEAGCQYTVNGMHLNEAGDEVVALLIDAALFDQAGPQVGAERFEKMRQVVNDKDWLHQQDYRMLNGWYVYGGRRTWDTETFPGEFKKIRKMVAVRDQYLWDMAAGKSVPDEVDDSATGEVFIPETMFGSRSDSFREMREPTTLDYPTPEESIAQMTIPEGFEVQCFASEADFPELANPTQIAFDQRGRLWVSCMVNYPQWLPGKSRPSDRLLIFEDTDGDGKADQCKPFYDKLICPTGFEFYKDGVLVIDEPHILFLRDTDGDDVADEVTHVLDGIGTDDTHHAMGAWEYSNGGRLHMQEGIAMTSTVETPWGPVRNVGSSGSYVWDLESLRLTHFRTPGQYNPWCLVFDRFGNGIIGDGTNAQHHWTNALSGGEVRSRKTLEPIFNNHGIRPAAGNEILRSRQFPEEYRNRLIYACVINMHGMPAFELRDQDDEAGLTGERTDDLLSSTDMFFRPVDPKIGPDGALWFGDWCNALIGHMQYSQRDPNRDHEHGRIYRMWHKDRPMLDVVTQTGLPTIEVMDQLLAYETRTRYRARRALRERPVDEVKAAASQWMKDNPSAESALEVLWLQEHFHNVDLEVAKKVLAEGNFQQRAAATHVVANEWRFLSGNEQANSAEQIELSVELPFVQFLLDAGRDEHPRVRLESVRAASLLNHPVGVRVALAGIDQPDDKWVAYVLEHTMSALSQHWDGNTPEIQELVASLPENAAEYLKEYKIMSGPGAEVYRPLKTLADVDAEQDEQLAALQKVVAASRGSASNGAKVFERVCSACHQHGKLGKEFGPNLTDIGMRMSKEHIIRSIVWPNEEIAKGYETVMILTFDGEAIGGFILKEDEETITLGIADGKTKEILKDDIEIRKPMKASSMPEGLTETVAPSEFLDLLAFLTGDWVATDPNSDFPLRKDGEWMEVTRDSMILVPGNWPSQWNREARHLLSGEGDRRETFAIHSNQPETNPAVVIRLANPAKLIRGTITNRRDKAFYDRAKGLAVWTSMDGEQWTQVWKSEGPKAEWNVELPEGTKAQYIKIGLEGSGIFHIDKALFFGKSLESK
- a CDS encoding FxsA family protein, producing the protein MFFRLLALLIVVPFVELVLLLRLADATSWLTTLMIVVVTGIIGSFLARREGLATWFRFQSAMSQGKMPSREIQDGLMIAFAAALLLTPGLLTDALGFTLLTPPGRRLIGGYLRRRFAGRFQMHTFGGGSPHAQSGPTSPHDDSSHAATGGSPWGGSNGQRASGSRDTIDSPHFEPKHSSSS